From Bacillus basilensis, a single genomic window includes:
- a CDS encoding recombinase family protein produces MKLSHILQPNMKAAFYGRHSTDKQDMDMQLNSVMEVIRKYDCIHTHSFLDKAVSARKNKITSRKELENMFEAAKRKEFDFVIVYKSDRLARDPLEHQTIRIVMKTLDIPIIISSTESVYNTDTDLIVQLMEDGFTKYEVDTIIARTRSGLENKAKQGKWLGGKPPFGYTYDKSSEQFIEHTEELCYVKEIFNLYVNGHGFQYIAHTLPNGSRRGKDWGKENVKAIVLNPFYCGLLSWRRQTDGKQNERDIWIEAPNHYVKPIISRTTWEACWRIYSEKRNGNMVPKHYKTSFLLQGLLSCEKCQELMKTKNQQTVSSTNKKYGGKIYFCPNCKLRIEADLLHDKVVNQTLTDVKISGFHNVYHAIEQKIQYEIQELNNNIQKHQRLYENHIIKLHNITEELKQRMKNNDDKRFLKSLAIYRSDVQRKLDGIIQQINNFKQQITLKEKVEKSKEIWLHTLNEVFQDDVKLQEISDMDKRRFLLPLIQSVSIKENKKRNEYDISLQLRTDFSKRDVKKQISLIL; encoded by the coding sequence ATGAAGCTTTCTCATATATTACAACCAAATATGAAGGCTGCTTTTTATGGCCGTCATTCTACGGATAAACAAGACATGGATATGCAATTGAATTCGGTTATGGAAGTGATTCGCAAATATGATTGCATTCATACTCATTCTTTTCTTGATAAGGCTGTTTCTGCTCGTAAAAATAAAATTACAAGTAGGAAAGAACTTGAAAATATGTTCGAAGCGGCAAAAAGAAAAGAATTTGATTTTGTCATTGTTTATAAGAGTGATCGTTTGGCCAGAGATCCTCTTGAGCATCAAACGATACGTATTGTCATGAAGACACTAGATATTCCCATCATTATTAGTTCAACCGAGAGTGTGTACAATACTGATACTGACTTGATTGTGCAACTTATGGAAGATGGTTTTACTAAATATGAAGTTGACACCATTATAGCCAGAACACGATCAGGTTTAGAAAACAAAGCAAAACAAGGGAAATGGCTTGGTGGTAAGCCGCCATTTGGTTACACATATGATAAGAGTAGTGAGCAATTTATTGAACACACCGAAGAGCTTTGCTATGTAAAAGAAATCTTCAATTTATATGTAAATGGTCATGGGTTTCAGTATATTGCTCATACACTCCCTAACGGTTCCCGCCGCGGAAAAGATTGGGGGAAAGAGAATGTAAAGGCGATTGTGCTTAATCCTTTTTATTGTGGTTTATTATCATGGCGTCGACAAACAGATGGAAAGCAAAATGAAAGGGATATTTGGATTGAAGCCCCGAATCACTATGTGAAACCAATTATTTCACGAACGACATGGGAAGCATGTTGGCGTATATATTCAGAGAAACGTAATGGAAACATGGTGCCTAAGCATTATAAGACAAGTTTTCTGCTACAAGGGCTGCTTTCTTGTGAAAAGTGCCAAGAATTAATGAAAACAAAGAATCAACAAACAGTAAGCTCTACAAATAAAAAGTACGGAGGGAAAATTTATTTCTGCCCTAACTGTAAATTAAGAATAGAGGCAGACCTCCTTCATGATAAAGTAGTGAATCAAACACTTACTGATGTGAAAATAAGTGGATTTCATAATGTATATCATGCGATAGAACAAAAAATTCAGTATGAGATACAAGAACTGAATAACAATATTCAAAAACATCAGCGTCTCTACGAAAACCACATCATCAAGCTTCACAATATTACAGAAGAACTCAAACAGCGTATGAAAAATAATGACGATAAACGTTTTTTGAAGTCTTTGGCGATTTATCGTTCGGATGTACAGCGAAAACTAGATGGGATCATACAACAAATAAACAACTTTAAACAGCAAATCACCCTCAAAGAAAAAGTCGAGAAAAGTAAGGAAATATGGTTACATACTTTGAATGAAGTATTTCAAGATGATGTCAAGCTTCAAGAAATAAGCGATATGGATAAAAGACGATTTTTATTACCTCTCATTCAATCTGTATCCATTAAAGAAAATAAAAAGCGTAACGAGTATGATATTTCATTACAGTTACGAACCGATTTTTCAAAGCGTGATGTAAAAAAACAAATCAGCTTGATTTTGTAA
- a CDS encoding recombinase family protein: MYHPQELDVFIYLRKSRKDLEEEKKAIEHGQHYDTLERHRTQLLELAHKEHHNIIDIFEEVVSGEYISERPMMQKLLREVESGIADAVLVMDLDRLGRGDMVDQGTIYRVFCYSETFIITPTEIINPNDENQELTFSIKSLIAREELKTIVKRMQRGRRASAKEGKSISRVPAYGYLRDNNLKLYPDPEKSWVIPIIFKLMVNGMGRQAIAQELDRLGISPPKGEYWNPSTISSITKNEVYLGHIIWGKIRYTKQNGKYIRKKVPKERWQRHDNAHPPLVSEELFQKANMAHSKRWRPPTIKTKKLSNPLAGILLCELCGHSMLYQPRKDRPNPQVRCVQPSCKGIQKGAALALVEQRILDGLQQIIESFEIQKNMVEKKQSKNNIQLQQKAVERKEQQVNDLQKQKNKLHDLLEKGVYDIETFLERQKSIVLRLKTTQEEIEQLEQEIKYIAEKEKHMHEFVPKIRNVLEAYYVTEDIDKKNHLLKSVLEKATYLRKTTWNRRDEFVIELYTKI; this comes from the coding sequence ATGTACCATCCACAAGAACTTGATGTATTCATCTATTTACGTAAAAGTCGAAAAGACCTTGAAGAGGAAAAAAAGGCGATAGAACATGGACAACATTATGATACACTTGAACGTCATCGTACTCAGTTATTAGAACTCGCTCATAAAGAGCATCATAATATTATTGATATCTTTGAAGAAGTTGTTTCCGGTGAATATATATCTGAACGACCTATGATGCAAAAACTTCTTCGTGAAGTAGAATCAGGTATCGCTGATGCAGTTTTAGTAATGGATTTAGACCGTCTTGGTCGTGGGGATATGGTAGATCAAGGGACCATTTATCGTGTGTTTTGCTACTCAGAAACATTCATCATTACACCAACAGAAATTATTAATCCAAATGATGAAAATCAGGAATTAACCTTCAGTATCAAATCTTTAATTGCTCGAGAAGAATTAAAAACAATTGTTAAACGGATGCAGCGTGGTAGAAGAGCTTCTGCAAAAGAAGGAAAATCTATCTCTCGCGTGCCAGCTTATGGATACTTACGAGATAATAACTTAAAACTTTATCCTGATCCTGAAAAAAGTTGGGTTATACCGATAATCTTCAAACTAATGGTAAATGGAATGGGAAGACAAGCAATCGCTCAAGAATTAGACAGGTTAGGTATTTCTCCCCCCAAAGGTGAATATTGGAATCCTTCAACTATCTCTTCCATTACAAAAAACGAAGTATATCTTGGTCACATTATTTGGGGAAAGATACGTTATACCAAACAAAATGGGAAATACATTCGAAAGAAAGTGCCGAAAGAAAGATGGCAACGACATGATAACGCTCATCCTCCACTTGTATCAGAAGAGTTATTTCAAAAGGCCAATATGGCTCACAGTAAACGCTGGAGACCTCCCACAATCAAAACAAAAAAACTTTCCAATCCATTGGCGGGCATCTTATTATGCGAACTATGTGGTCATTCCATGCTTTATCAGCCTCGAAAAGATCGACCTAATCCTCAAGTGCGTTGCGTACAGCCATCGTGTAAAGGGATTCAAAAAGGGGCTGCTTTGGCACTCGTTGAACAACGCATACTCGATGGATTACAACAAATTATTGAAAGCTTTGAGATACAAAAAAATATGGTAGAAAAAAAGCAGTCAAAAAATAATATTCAACTACAACAAAAGGCTGTAGAAAGAAAGGAGCAACAAGTTAATGATTTACAAAAACAAAAAAATAAACTTCATGATTTATTGGAGAAGGGGGTATACGATATTGAAACTTTTTTAGAACGACAAAAATCTATTGTACTACGTTTAAAAACTACCCAAGAAGAAATTGAACAACTTGAGCAAGAAATTAAATATATAGCAGAAAAAGAGAAACATATGCATGAGTTTGTTCCAAAAATACGTAATGTATTAGAAGCGTACTATGTAACAGAGGACATTGACAAGAAAAATCATCTTCTCAAATCAGTACTTGAAAAAGCAACTTACTTAAGAAAAACAACTTGGAACAGAAGAGATGAATTTGTCATAGAATTATACACCAAGATTTAA
- a CDS encoding N-acetyltransferase, with protein MYVSSISKVEEVASFIASMNKDAIHHVGYCGDEKAELLHTILHDFSDIGWEGSFVVTYEDNKIIGVLGFDVDEVKKCAEIWGPFIIANDWKEVALHMWKELLEKMPFHIERFHGFYHVENNNCARLMKDLHAKEQDRHSILILNNIVGKRIVCNVEEALPQVFEQFIALHNHVFPNTYYEGNEIIERLSNTNKLFVSMKNDKLEGYVYVEVNPEFQEANIEFIATAENSRRKGVGERLLQKAIQYIFSFQGMKEIELCLNPNNDRAMKLYKKVGFEEKACLQHYIIE; from the coding sequence ATGTATGTTAGTTCAATTTCAAAAGTTGAAGAAGTAGCATCATTTATTGCAAGTATGAATAAAGATGCTATTCATCATGTTGGTTATTGTGGAGATGAGAAAGCGGAGTTATTACATACAATTCTTCATGATTTTTCTGATATAGGTTGGGAAGGATCCTTTGTTGTTACTTATGAGGACAATAAAATAATTGGTGTATTAGGATTTGATGTGGATGAAGTAAAGAAATGTGCAGAAATATGGGGACCGTTTATTATTGCAAACGATTGGAAGGAAGTTGCTTTACATATGTGGAAGGAGCTTTTAGAAAAAATGCCTTTTCATATTGAAAGATTTCATGGTTTTTATCATGTGGAAAATAATAATTGTGCCCGTTTAATGAAAGATTTACATGCTAAAGAACAAGATCGACATAGTATTCTCATTTTAAATAATATTGTGGGGAAACGTATTGTATGTAATGTAGAAGAGGCTTTACCACAAGTGTTTGAGCAGTTTATCGCTTTACACAATCATGTGTTTCCTAATACATATTATGAAGGAAATGAAATTATTGAACGTTTAAGTAATACGAATAAATTATTTGTAAGTATGAAGAATGATAAATTAGAAGGTTATGTATATGTGGAAGTAAATCCAGAGTTTCAAGAAGCGAATATCGAATTTATTGCAACCGCTGAAAATAGTAGAAGAAAAGGTGTCGGAGAGCGGTTATTACAAAAGGCAATTCAGTATATTTTCTCCTTCCAAGGAATGAAGGAGATAGAATTATGTTTGAATCCGAATAATGATCGTGCGATGAAATTGTACAAGAAAGTAGGATTTGAGGAGAAGGCATGTTTACAACACTATATAATAGAGTGA
- the opuD gene encoding glycine betaine transporter OpuD, which yields MIKKENSVFYISILLTTLFIIWGITPVSWIQGYDLQSVTSSLNSFILNKFGWFYSLLMTAMIILATYLAFSKYGSIRLSKDGEKPKYSYPSWLSMLFGAGMGIGLLFYGITEPISHFTDPLTGKAGTEESAKLAMQYSFFHWGLFPWALYAMVALTIAYFTFRKQKGSTIGATVTPLFNRSKNSPIGKTVDILAVLATVFGIVPSVGIGAQQIAGGLSYLFPSIHNTLLTQLVLIAIFAVLYLTSAQTGLDRGIKYLSNLNFSLAGILLVSFLLLGPTVFIMKYFTSTLGSYIGALPSMGLNLGAFNEKSSSWIENWTIFYWGWWISWSPFVGTFIARISKGRTIKEFIFGVVLVPTLICTFWFAVFGGTAIHMEMFQSLGIADEIAKNGTEIGLFAVISHLPFSTFLTIIGLILVATFFVTSADSATFVVSMQTSNGSLSPKNSLKLIWGLTIAIIAAILLQAGGLNALQIAAIIAALPFSIVVVLMVISLFKELRKEDINSQTKEVSQKIKKVM from the coding sequence CCCGGTAAGTTGGATACAAGGCTATGATTTACAAAGTGTTACATCTTCCTTAAACTCGTTTATCCTCAATAAATTTGGATGGTTTTACTCTTTACTTATGACCGCAATGATTATTTTAGCTACTTATTTAGCATTTTCTAAGTACGGTTCCATTCGTCTTAGTAAAGATGGAGAAAAACCAAAGTATAGTTATCCATCTTGGTTATCTATGTTGTTTGGAGCAGGAATGGGAATCGGACTCCTCTTTTATGGAATCACTGAACCGATTTCACATTTTACAGATCCATTAACAGGAAAAGCAGGCACAGAAGAAAGCGCCAAGCTCGCTATGCAATATTCATTTTTCCACTGGGGTCTCTTTCCGTGGGCACTATACGCAATGGTTGCTTTAACAATTGCATATTTCACATTCCGCAAACAAAAAGGTAGCACAATTGGTGCTACAGTTACTCCATTATTTAATCGATCGAAAAATTCTCCTATCGGAAAAACAGTCGATATTTTAGCTGTTTTAGCCACAGTATTCGGTATTGTGCCATCTGTTGGGATTGGTGCTCAACAAATCGCCGGAGGATTAAGCTATTTATTCCCTTCTATTCATAACACTTTACTTACACAGCTCGTACTGATCGCCATCTTCGCTGTCTTATATTTAACAAGTGCACAAACTGGCTTAGATCGTGGGATTAAATATTTGAGTAACTTAAATTTCTCTCTTGCAGGTATTTTACTCGTCTCTTTTTTACTTTTAGGACCAACTGTATTTATTATGAAATATTTCACATCTACACTCGGTTCTTATATCGGAGCTTTACCTAGTATGGGATTAAATTTAGGAGCATTTAATGAAAAATCTTCTTCTTGGATTGAAAACTGGACTATTTTCTATTGGGGATGGTGGATTTCTTGGTCTCCATTCGTCGGTACATTCATCGCCCGTATTTCTAAAGGGCGCACAATAAAAGAATTTATCTTTGGAGTTGTATTAGTCCCAACTCTCATCTGTACATTTTGGTTTGCAGTATTTGGCGGCACTGCTATCCATATGGAAATGTTCCAATCGCTTGGCATAGCTGATGAAATCGCAAAAAACGGGACAGAGATTGGATTATTCGCTGTTATTTCACACCTACCATTCTCTACATTTTTAACAATTATCGGATTAATTTTAGTAGCCACATTTTTCGTTACTTCTGCCGACTCGGCAACATTTGTTGTTTCTATGCAAACGAGTAATGGAAGCTTATCACCGAAAAATAGTTTGAAACTTATATGGGGATTAACAATCGCGATAATTGCAGCTATTTTATTGCAAGCTGGAGGATTAAACGCCCTACAAATTGCAGCTATAATCGCAGCACTACCATTTTCTATCGTAGTCGTTCTTATGGTTATTTCACTCTTTAAAGAGCTGCGAAAAGAAGATATTAATTCACAAACGAAAGAAGTCTCTCAAAAAATAAAAAAGGTTATGTAA
- a CDS encoding helix-turn-helix domain-containing protein, which translates to MINEIGTHIRTLRTQKGIGLNTFAKQLGVSPAYLSNLETGKTDTIQLSLLQKLQDELHLITIDNSSLTLDETKYRIARASTLLHNLIQKDKALGYYLLETLEKGIDLSQASPILHNNDQDYYLQN; encoded by the coding sequence ATGATAAATGAAATTGGTACACACATTCGTACACTTCGCACTCAAAAAGGAATTGGATTAAACACTTTTGCAAAACAGCTTGGTGTATCACCAGCTTATTTAAGTAATCTTGAAACGGGAAAGACGGATACCATTCAACTTTCATTATTACAAAAGCTACAAGATGAGCTTCACCTCATTACAATAGATAATTCATCCTTAACCCTTGATGAAACAAAATATAGAATTGCTCGCGCAAGCACCCTATTACATAACTTGATACAAAAGGATAAAGCACTTGGATATTACTTATTAGAAACTTTAGAGAAAGGTATTGATCTATCTCAAGCTTCACCTATCCTCCATAACAATGATCAAGATTATTATTTACAGAACTAA
- a CDS encoding leucine-rich repeat domain-containing protein, which produces MKNNKRKHINAMLIAATLSLPFATYSTPALAAVVSEVNKAGHIVKDGTYDVVLKAYNEKTNEESRATTYIKEPKVTIENGKKIVKATLNDSDFFQYLKVEDSQNPGTFHDVKVLSEDKRKNGTKVIQFEIGELGKRYKMQMHIFIPSMGYDEKYQVQFEVNTIHAGNNTVEESKEKKEEQQQVKNIISDNKLQQYINKSVLQRAGINAPITEEDAAQIKELKVYLGKGIESLDGLQYMVNLEEFELHESNVKDISPISAFKNLKKLKLYLNPIENIEPISKLEKLQTLTLRDNKISDLSPISQLKKVKVLDLIGNEITDIKPLFSMDSVTKLYLSNNKISDLTGLEKLDNLRLLWIGNNYIDNLTEIGKMTNLVELEVANAEIRDLTPLANMEQLQSLDLEQNYISDISPISKLNNLYALNLIANEIRDIRPVKELGKRVPIKLQRQKIFLSDGVVNEDIKIPIYDSNGEIVQNIRWQGEEGTLNNGSVKWNSTGEKVYEFKLETDSAESQIRFNGTVYQNIVEKHEDINIIQDKNLQKFINKNGLGRTNLESSITKEDLLQIKSLKIVDGKNQGITDISGLEYMTNIEELVLDNVELKNVDFISNLRNLKTVKLTSNQIENIEPLSKLDKLEKIDISGNDVTDIKPLFTLSALKNLNVSNNKLTDTSLQEIHQLKKLDVLKLNHNEISNVEAISEISMLNELELVGNKVVDITPLSKLKNLQWLDLSDNKIQNISIFASMLDLIGLKLPGNEIRDIRPIIQLSQWSTMDIRRQRITLDDVQVNEAVKIPVHDVEGVPLEDITLKSEGGIINEEEGTITWSTPGEKVYEFTFDGNDYLGLGIWFSGEVIQNVVDKIEPKEETTKPVEEEKQEEETSATVVEEKPKEEASKPVAEEKPKEETSKTVVEEKQEETTKPVVEESTKEETTKPVVEEKPKEETTKPVVEESTKEETTKPVVEESTKEEATKPVVEKQLKEINQTAKENASNKQVDNKKEESKNTLAAAGGQESNVSLLSGLAIVLSALSMFVFRKKLFKK; this is translated from the coding sequence GTGAAAAATAATAAAAGAAAACATATAAATGCAATGTTAATAGCGGCGACATTGTCGTTGCCATTTGCTACATATTCTACGCCGGCATTGGCAGCTGTAGTAAGTGAAGTAAATAAAGCTGGGCATATTGTAAAGGATGGAACGTATGATGTTGTTTTAAAAGCATATAATGAGAAAACAAATGAAGAATCACGAGCTACAACGTATATAAAAGAACCAAAAGTAACAATTGAGAACGGTAAAAAAATTGTAAAAGCTACGCTAAATGATAGTGATTTTTTCCAATACCTTAAGGTAGAAGATAGTCAAAATCCTGGTACTTTCCATGATGTCAAAGTACTATCAGAAGATAAGAGGAAAAATGGGACAAAAGTGATTCAGTTTGAAATTGGAGAACTAGGAAAAAGATATAAAATGCAAATGCATATTTTCATTCCATCTATGGGATATGATGAAAAATATCAAGTGCAGTTTGAAGTAAATACAATTCATGCAGGAAATAACACTGTAGAAGAATCGAAAGAGAAAAAAGAAGAGCAACAACAAGTAAAAAACATAATATCTGATAATAAATTACAACAATATATTAATAAAAGTGTTTTACAACGAGCAGGTATAAATGCGCCTATTACTGAGGAAGACGCAGCACAAATTAAAGAGTTAAAGGTGTACTTAGGAAAAGGTATTGAGAGTTTAGATGGTTTGCAATATATGGTGAATCTAGAGGAGTTTGAATTACATGAGTCTAATGTAAAAGATATATCGCCAATATCAGCTTTTAAAAATTTAAAAAAGCTGAAATTATATTTGAATCCAATCGAAAATATTGAACCTATTTCTAAACTAGAGAAACTGCAAACCTTAACTTTACGAGATAATAAAATTAGTGATTTATCACCAATAAGTCAGTTGAAAAAAGTAAAAGTATTAGATTTGATTGGAAATGAAATTACAGATATTAAGCCGTTATTTTCAATGGACTCTGTAACTAAATTATATTTAAGTAATAATAAAATCAGTGATCTGACAGGTCTTGAGAAATTAGATAATTTACGCTTGTTATGGATAGGGAATAATTATATTGATAATTTGACGGAAATTGGTAAAATGACAAATCTTGTTGAACTAGAAGTTGCAAATGCTGAAATAAGAGATCTAACACCATTAGCAAATATGGAACAGTTACAATCGTTAGATTTAGAGCAAAATTATATTTCTGATATTTCACCAATTAGTAAATTAAATAATTTATATGCTTTGAATTTAATAGCAAATGAAATTCGTGACATTAGACCAGTGAAAGAATTAGGGAAAAGGGTTCCTATTAAACTTCAGCGACAAAAAATCTTTTTAAGTGATGGAGTAGTAAATGAAGATATAAAAATTCCTATATACGATTCAAATGGTGAAATAGTTCAAAATATTAGATGGCAGGGCGAGGAAGGAACGCTTAATAACGGATCTGTTAAATGGAATAGTACAGGAGAAAAAGTATATGAATTTAAATTAGAAACAGATTCTGCTGAAAGCCAAATACGATTTAATGGAACAGTATACCAAAACATCGTTGAAAAACATGAAGATATAAATATTATTCAAGATAAAAATTTACAAAAATTCATTAATAAAAATGGTTTAGGAAGAACGAACTTAGAATCATCTATAACAAAAGAAGATTTATTACAAATTAAATCATTAAAAATAGTTGATGGAAAAAATCAAGGCATCACTGATATTTCTGGTCTAGAATATATGACAAACATAGAAGAGTTGGTTCTAGATAATGTTGAGCTGAAAAATGTAGATTTTATCTCGAATTTGAGAAACTTGAAGACTGTGAAATTAACTTCAAATCAAATTGAAAATATTGAACCACTTTCAAAATTAGATAAGCTTGAAAAAATAGATATAAGTGGAAATGATGTGACGGATATTAAACCGTTGTTTACATTAAGTGCGTTGAAAAATTTAAATGTATCTAATAATAAACTTACTGATACATCACTACAAGAAATACATCAGTTGAAGAAATTGGATGTATTAAAATTAAATCATAATGAGATTAGCAATGTAGAAGCGATCAGTGAAATAAGTATGTTGAACGAACTTGAATTGGTAGGGAATAAAGTAGTAGATATAACTCCATTAAGTAAATTGAAAAATTTACAGTGGTTAGATTTATCTGATAATAAAATTCAAAATATTTCTATTTTTGCTTCGATGCTAGATTTAATTGGTTTAAAGTTACCTGGTAATGAGATTCGTGACATTAGGCCGATTATACAATTATCTCAGTGGAGTACAATGGATATTAGAAGACAGAGAATTACTTTAGATGATGTGCAAGTGAACGAAGCTGTGAAGATCCCTGTTCATGATGTAGAAGGAGTACCACTTGAGGATATTACACTGAAAAGTGAAGGCGGAATTATTAATGAAGAAGAAGGTACAATCACTTGGAGCACGCCAGGGGAGAAAGTATATGAGTTTACGTTTGATGGAAATGATTATTTGGGGTTAGGTATTTGGTTTAGTGGAGAAGTCATACAAAACGTTGTAGATAAAATTGAGCCAAAAGAAGAAACAACTAAGCCAGTGGAAGAAGAGAAGCAAGAAGAAGAAACAAGTGCAACAGTGGTAGAAGAAAAACCAAAAGAAGAAGCAAGTAAACCAGTGGCAGAGGAAAAACCAAAAGAAGAAACAAGTAAAACAGTGGTGGAAGAGAAGCAAGAAGAAACAACTAAGCCAGTAGTAGAGGAAAGTACGAAAGAAGAAACAACTAAGCCAGTGGTAGAAGAGAAGCCAAAAGAAGAAACAACTAAGCCAGTGGTAGAAGAAAGTACGAAAGAAGAAACAACTAAGCCAGTGGTAGAAGAAAGTACGAAAGAAGAAGCAACTAAACCAGTGGTAGAAAAACAACTAAAAGAAATTAATCAAACAGCGAAAGAGAATGCATCTAATAAACAAGTGGATAATAAAAAAGAAGAGAGTAAAAACACTTTAGCTGCAGCGGGTGGGCAAGAGAGTAACGTATCTTTACTTTCTGGACTAGCAATCGTTTTATCTGCACTGAGTATGTTTGTATTTAGAAAAAAATTATTTAAGAAATAA
- a CDS encoding recombinase family protein produces the protein MKTVAYYRSSIDSQENSIEMQQNSVLTRSIDMALIIDEEYIDEAVSARKIGLKKRSALQKLLQDIKNNNVETLFVFKRDRLARNVMEYYEIYQILRNKKINVILTAPNEPPVYYTPIGEYLELIMAGMAQREGEQIIERLKQTLKSNFQSGKNPGRLPYGFKWNKETKEIELIDEQVQIVKRIYQELVSGKYESLKELCSVLGLKENGKFWTSADIRKIALNPTYIGLRTMNIFGEDVTSKYERLSIIDKNTWEKACSIVTVLSPKKTHQDYVFEQVLFPLQDLLICSKCNESLQKVKARRKDNLKYKCLNHSSVYVFKSTIEPLVFERCKEYFHSLLTSHFYELFDRYEQDAKKQVKQKIQTIEEKIKLMNEKLITKVDTWYHETDAPYKEQKEIEIMALYDELAKYKKQKERVIQELSDVKQLREKISNYQSSISLSYDDIKENRQLGSFFQDLIQQVKTDGKNCEIVFKHPFLRTQEVLTS, from the coding sequence TTGAAGACCGTTGCATATTATAGAAGTTCAATTGATTCTCAGGAAAACTCAATCGAAATGCAACAAAATTCTGTTCTTACTCGCTCCATTGATATGGCATTGATTATCGATGAAGAATATATTGATGAAGCGGTATCAGCCCGAAAAATCGGTTTAAAAAAGCGTTCAGCCCTACAAAAATTATTACAAGATATCAAAAATAATAATGTCGAAACCTTATTTGTATTTAAGCGAGATCGACTAGCAAGAAATGTAATGGAGTATTATGAAATTTATCAAATACTAAGAAATAAGAAGATAAATGTTATTTTAACTGCACCAAATGAGCCACCAGTGTACTACACACCAATTGGTGAGTATCTTGAATTAATTATGGCGGGTATGGCCCAACGTGAAGGCGAACAAATTATTGAACGTTTAAAGCAAACATTAAAGTCAAATTTTCAAAGTGGTAAAAACCCAGGACGTCTTCCGTATGGTTTCAAATGGAATAAAGAAACGAAAGAAATTGAATTGATTGATGAACAGGTACAAATTGTTAAAAGGATTTATCAAGAGCTTGTATCGGGAAAATATGAATCCTTGAAAGAACTTTGTAGTGTATTAGGCTTGAAGGAAAACGGTAAGTTTTGGACTTCGGCTGATATAAGAAAAATTGCATTAAACCCGACATATATTGGATTGCGTACTATGAATATTTTTGGTGAAGATGTTACTAGTAAATATGAAAGACTTTCCATTATCGATAAGAATACATGGGAAAAAGCATGTAGTATTGTCACTGTTTTATCTCCCAAAAAGACTCACCAAGATTATGTATTCGAACAAGTGTTATTTCCATTGCAAGACTTGCTAATTTGTTCGAAATGTAATGAATCATTACAAAAAGTAAAGGCTAGAAGAAAAGACAATTTAAAATATAAATGTTTAAACCATTCTTCAGTTTACGTTTTTAAGAGTACAATCGAACCATTAGTCTTTGAACGCTGCAAAGAATATTTTCATAGCCTACTCACTTCTCATTTCTATGAATTATTTGATCGATATGAACAGGATGCTAAGAAGCAAGTAAAACAGAAAATACAAACCATTGAAGAGAAAATCAAGCTTATGAATGAAAAATTAATTACAAAAGTAGATACGTGGTATCACGAAACTGATGCACCTTATAAGGAACAGAAAGAAATCGAAATTATGGCTCTGTATGATGAGCTGGCAAAATATAAAAAACAAAAAGAACGGGTAATACAGGAATTAAGTGATGTAAAGCAATTACGTGAAAAGATAAGTAATTACCAATCCTCTATCTCATTGTCCTATGATGATATAAAGGAGAATCGACAGTTAGGTTCCTTTTTTCAAGATTTAATACAACAAGTTAAAACCGACGGAAAGAACTGCGAAATTGTTTTTAAACACCCATTCTTACGTACTCAAGAGGTGTTAACATCATGA